From the uncultured Desulfovibrio sp. genome, one window contains:
- a CDS encoding ATP-dependent helicase: MIDYAQALNEAQYEAATCGDGPVLVVAGAGSGKTRTIVYRLAWLAEHGVEPDAMLLLTFTRKAAHEMLHRAGLLLNQGLAGVQGGTFHAFGFGALRRWKPAWLGDRPFTVMDSADINEAVKHCKDQLKLGKGDRSFPKTQSIVGLLSKARNKELPLDEVLRREAFHLLPHADGLARLGDAYNAYRRDKGLLDYDDLLFELEALLRENPLAAASLRQRFSHILVDEYQDTNLVQARIVRLLAGPMDGPPGNVMAVGDEAQSIYAFRGANVRNILDFPTLFPGARVVRLEENYRSTKPVLDVANNLLSHAAESFRKNLFTRKEGGDPVRLVTPLSDMSQAKLVVRRVEELLATHLPHEIAVLFRAGFHSYNLEMALNQAGIAFRKYGGLRYTEAAHVKDVIAYARLLLNPLDLPAFARVAAQHSGIGPKTVEKLYAVARSGDQKSTEKAFAKYPGFLEDMRFVDDLRARPMPPSGALSSVLEHYRPRLEALYPEDWPRRQQGLEEIIQMASGYSELDLFVADLALEAPEDDDADSNEGKITLSTVHSAKGLEWNAVLIIDLVEDRFPSRHALARPEDFEEERRLMYVACTRARQCLDLYAPASLYNRAERGSQHVSQSPFVRELAPGMVEEWIEGFGGVLSRRSVGGVGFGRKTAVPSAGGPGGAQGFSGGLLPRPQRPTSHDVYDDCQLAPDDAPGCASARGPAGQALPVANPVSAPAAAHGNSRPQAAGDGELCYCRHRIFGRGKIVRHLPPDKVQVNFPGFGLKVILSEYLILES; the protein is encoded by the coding sequence ATGATTGATTACGCTCAAGCCCTTAACGAAGCCCAGTACGAGGCAGCCACCTGCGGCGACGGCCCGGTGCTGGTTGTGGCAGGCGCAGGCAGCGGCAAAACCCGCACCATCGTCTACCGTCTGGCATGGCTGGCAGAACACGGCGTTGAACCTGACGCCATGCTCCTGCTCACCTTTACCCGCAAGGCCGCGCATGAAATGCTGCACCGCGCGGGGCTGTTGCTCAATCAGGGGCTTGCAGGCGTGCAGGGCGGCACCTTCCACGCCTTTGGCTTTGGGGCGCTCCGGCGCTGGAAGCCCGCGTGGCTTGGCGACAGACCCTTCACAGTCATGGATTCCGCCGACATCAACGAGGCGGTCAAGCACTGCAAGGATCAGCTCAAACTGGGCAAGGGCGACAGGTCGTTTCCCAAAACCCAGAGCATTGTGGGGCTGCTGAGCAAGGCTCGCAACAAGGAACTGCCGCTGGACGAAGTGCTGCGGCGCGAGGCTTTTCATCTGCTGCCCCATGCCGACGGCCTGGCCCGGCTGGGCGATGCCTACAATGCCTACCGCCGCGACAAGGGCCTGCTGGATTACGATGATCTGCTGTTCGAGCTTGAGGCCCTGCTGCGCGAAAATCCGCTGGCAGCCGCCTCGCTGAGGCAGAGGTTCAGCCATATTCTCGTTGACGAGTATCAGGATACAAACCTGGTTCAGGCCCGCATTGTGCGCCTGCTGGCAGGGCCGATGGACGGTCCCCCAGGCAACGTCATGGCGGTGGGCGACGAAGCCCAGTCCATCTATGCTTTTCGCGGTGCCAACGTGCGCAACATATTGGACTTTCCCACGCTTTTTCCCGGCGCGCGCGTGGTTCGGCTGGAAGAAAACTACCGCTCCACCAAGCCAGTGCTGGATGTGGCCAACAACCTGCTCTCCCACGCTGCGGAATCCTTCCGCAAAAACCTGTTCACGCGCAAGGAAGGCGGCGACCCGGTACGACTTGTGACGCCGCTCAGCGACATGAGTCAGGCCAAGCTGGTGGTGCGCCGGGTTGAAGAACTGCTGGCGACCCATCTGCCGCACGAAATCGCGGTGCTTTTCCGCGCTGGCTTCCATTCCTACAATCTGGAAATGGCCCTCAATCAGGCGGGCATTGCCTTTCGTAAATACGGCGGGCTGCGCTATACCGAGGCCGCCCACGTCAAGGATGTTATTGCCTACGCGCGCCTGCTGCTCAACCCGCTCGACCTGCCCGCCTTTGCCCGTGTGGCGGCCCAGCACAGCGGCATTGGCCCCAAGACGGTGGAAAAACTCTATGCCGTGGCCCGCAGCGGCGATCAGAAATCCACAGAAAAAGCCTTTGCCAAGTATCCGGGTTTTCTGGAAGACATGCGCTTTGTGGACGACCTGCGCGCCCGGCCCATGCCGCCCTCGGGCGCGCTATCATCAGTTCTTGAACATTACCGCCCCCGCCTCGAGGCCCTCTACCCGGAAGACTGGCCCCGCCGCCAGCAGGGGCTGGAAGAAATCATCCAGATGGCCTCCGGTTACAGTGAGCTGGATCTCTTTGTGGCAGATCTGGCCCTTGAAGCGCCGGAAGACGATGACGCCGACAGCAATGAAGGCAAGATCACCCTTTCCACCGTACATTCGGCCAAGGGGCTGGAGTGGAACGCCGTTCTGATCATTGATCTGGTGGAAGACCGCTTTCCCTCGCGCCACGCTCTCGCGCGGCCAGAAGATTTTGAAGAAGAACGCCGCCTCATGTACGTGGCCTGCACCCGCGCGCGACAGTGCCTTGACCTTTACGCCCCGGCCTCGCTCTACAACAGGGCGGAGCGCGGCAGTCAGCACGTGAGCCAGAGTCCCTTTGTGCGCGAGCTTGCGCCCGGCATGGTGGAAGAATGGATTGAAGGCTTCGGCGGCGTGCTTTCGCGTCGCAGCGTTGGCGGCGTGGGCTTTGGGCGCAAAACCGCCGTGCCTTCAGCTGGCGGGCCTGGTGGGGCGCAGGGATTTTCGGGCGGGCTTTTGCCGCGTCCGCAGCGCCCGACAAGCCACGATGTCTATGACGACTGCCAGCTTGCGCCAGACGATGCGCCGGGCTGCGCGTCAGCGAGAGGCCCGGCTGGGCAGGCCCTTCCCGTTGCGAATCCCGTGTCCGCCCCTGCGGCGGCTCATGGGAACTCAAGGCCGCAGGCCGCAGGCGATGGCGAACTGTGCTACTGCCGCCACCGTATTTTCGGCCGCGGCAAGATCGTACGCCATCTGCCGCCGGACAAGGTGCAGGTGAATTTCCCTGGCTTTGGCCTCAAGGTCATTCTGAGCGAATATCTGATTCTGGAGAGCTGA
- a CDS encoding class II aldolase/adducin family protein — MSTISQRSASAPLSEDQPSISSQMVEEFRAVCRDAWKQGLLSGCNGNASRRLGSNAPGLVCVTRSGAAKGRLTAADCCLMDIATGATVSGGPASTESGMHLAIYRALPDCNAILHTHPRRLLALSLRLAGRQEDFLRLPLFEAEVWRAKLGFAPALPPGTTELAEAVALAASGKDAVWMAGHGLCCLGRTLAEALCLAEELEHLAALQILATV; from the coding sequence ATGAGCACCATCTCGCAGCGGTCAGCATCCGCGCCGCTTTCAGAAGATCAACCTTCCATTTCTTCTCAAATGGTTGAAGAATTCCGCGCTGTCTGCCGCGATGCATGGAAGCAGGGCCTGCTGTCCGGCTGCAACGGCAACGCCAGCCGCAGACTTGGCAGCAACGCACCAGGGCTTGTCTGCGTCACGCGCAGCGGCGCTGCCAAGGGCAGGCTGACCGCCGCCGACTGTTGCCTTATGGACATCGCCACTGGCGCAACCGTGTCAGGCGGGCCAGCGTCCACTGAATCGGGCATGCACCTTGCCATCTATCGCGCCCTCCCGGACTGTAATGCCATCCTGCACACCCACCCTCGCCGCCTGCTTGCTTTGAGCCTGCGGCTGGCGGGCAGACAGGAGGACTTTTTGCGCCTGCCCCTCTTTGAAGCCGAAGTGTGGCGTGCCAAGCTGGGCTTTGCCCCGGCCCTGCCCCCCGGCACCACCGAGCTGGCAGAGGCCGTAGCTCTGGCTGCCAGCGGCAAGGATGCCGTGTGGATGGCCGGGCATGGCCTGTGCTGCCTTGGGCGTACCCTGGCCGAAGCCCTGTGTCTGGCTGAAGAACTGGAGCATCTGGCCGCGCTGCAGATACTTGCCACGGTTTAG
- a CDS encoding DUF4198 domain-containing protein: MHIRSHFCAALALMGLMISSTAALAHEFILKPDTATPAAGQKTRMQAQAAHVFMVSEEAENPANVHLYLLQGDKKTDIALVEDKALVALVGDFTLAQNGPAMLVGHRLPQIWCETTQGEMEGSRAALEAKGMKVKSSGKYEKFAKTLLNPASKDTLFGKALGQDLELVLLSNPADIKPGSPLNVQVLLRGKPVPNATVGLTHDAFSKEQDTYKSKAQTDAQGKASFTIDKPALWMLRTTVVEKTPGADADEHHLRATYVFPVK; this comes from the coding sequence ATGCATATCCGTTCGCACTTCTGCGCTGCTCTGGCCCTTATGGGTCTCATGATTTCCAGCACTGCCGCCCTGGCCCACGAATTCATCCTCAAGCCCGACACGGCAACCCCTGCCGCCGGTCAGAAAACCCGCATGCAGGCGCAGGCAGCCCATGTGTTCATGGTCAGCGAAGAAGCCGAAAATCCCGCCAACGTGCATCTGTACCTCTTGCAGGGCGACAAAAAAACCGACATCGCCCTTGTGGAAGACAAGGCGCTTGTTGCGCTGGTGGGCGACTTCACCCTCGCGCAGAATGGCCCCGCCATGTTGGTGGGCCACCGCCTGCCCCAGATATGGTGCGAAACAACGCAGGGTGAAATGGAAGGCAGCCGTGCCGCCCTTGAAGCCAAGGGCATGAAGGTCAAATCTTCCGGCAAGTATGAAAAATTCGCCAAGACTCTGCTCAATCCCGCCAGCAAGGATACCCTGTTCGGCAAGGCTCTTGGCCAGGATCTGGAACTTGTGCTGCTGAGCAATCCCGCAGACATCAAGCCCGGCAGCCCCTTGAACGTGCAGGTGCTGCTGCGCGGCAAGCCCGTGCCCAATGCCACTGTGGGCCTGACCCACGATGCCTTCAGCAAGGAGCAGGACACTTACAAATCCAAGGCTCAGACCGATGCGCAGGGCAAGGCCTCCTTTACCATAGACAAGCCCGCCCTGTGGATGCTGCGCACCACTGTGGTGGAAAAGACCCCCGGCGCGGACGCTGACGAGCACCATCTGCGCGCCACCTATGTGTTCCCCGTAAAGTAG
- the thiL gene encoding thiamine-phosphate kinase — translation MVPPHASPVSHGSLSEDGILACLGRHFPQTGPSLLLGRGDDCAVLRGGKPLAVSSDLFLEDVHFRRSYFTPEETGYKALAVNVSDLAACGARPAAFTLCLGLPGWVDEPWLDAFFSGMAGLAKQHNMVLAGGDLSGCERLHISVTVWGEPADPGTFLVRGGSMPGDVLFVVGRLGLARAGLKALEAQGRAALAQWPAACAAHLHPEPQVDAGLMLARAGFNARPPALMDVSDGIMRDLPRLLGLTGELSAAGQVSRGSLGAEIMLARGQLHPEVVSYAEAHGKNPVHEALLGGEDYALLGSCAPDMLPPLHAAIPRLTSIGVVTAGGGLVCNNEPLDTLADMRGFDHFEHKGQEA, via the coding sequence ATGGTTCCGCCCCACGCATCCCCTGTTTCTCATGGCTCTCTTTCTGAAGACGGCATTCTGGCCTGTCTTGGCAGACATTTTCCGCAGACCGGGCCTTCCCTGCTGCTGGGCAGGGGCGACGATTGCGCCGTGCTGCGCGGCGGCAAGCCCCTTGCTGTGAGCAGCGACCTTTTTCTGGAAGACGTGCATTTTCGCCGCTCGTATTTTACCCCTGAAGAAACAGGCTACAAGGCGCTGGCCGTCAATGTGAGCGATCTTGCGGCCTGCGGGGCGCGGCCCGCGGCCTTTACCCTCTGCCTCGGCCTGCCCGGCTGGGTGGACGAACCGTGGCTGGACGCGTTTTTCTCCGGCATGGCCGGTCTTGCCAAGCAACACAACATGGTGCTGGCCGGAGGCGATCTTTCCGGCTGTGAGCGTCTGCATATTTCTGTGACAGTGTGGGGCGAACCCGCCGACCCCGGCACCTTTCTTGTGCGCGGTGGCAGCATGCCCGGCGATGTGCTCTTTGTAGTGGGACGTCTGGGCCTTGCCCGCGCGGGGCTCAAAGCTCTTGAAGCTCAGGGCCGCGCGGCCCTGGCGCAGTGGCCCGCCGCCTGCGCGGCGCACCTGCACCCCGAGCCGCAGGTGGACGCTGGCCTCATGCTGGCGCGGGCAGGATTCAATGCCCGACCGCCTGCGCTCATGGATGTTTCTGACGGCATCATGCGCGATCTGCCCCGGTTGCTTGGCCTTACGGGCGAGTTGAGCGCTGCGGGTCAGGTCTCGCGCGGCAGCTTGGGGGCGGAAATTATGCTGGCCCGTGGGCAACTGCACCCCGAAGTAGTGAGCTATGCCGAAGCCCATGGCAAAAATCCCGTACACGAAGCCCTGCTTGGCGGCGAGGATTACGCCCTGCTTGGTTCGTGCGCGCCCGACATGCTGCCCCCCCTGCATGCGGCCATACCGCGCCTTACAAGCATCGGCGTTGTGACCGCTGGCGGCGGTCTTGTGTGCAACAACGAACCGCTGGACACTCTGGCGGACATGCGCGGCTTTGACCACTTTGAGCACAAAGGGCAGGAGGCCTGA
- a CDS encoding multidrug effflux MFS transporter, which translates to MRITENDYIVGAGAKLPRRRRLFLALLLGMMAAFGPLCTDTYLPSLPALAADLNISTATTQLTITACLLGMALGQLFVGPISDSTGRRKPLFVALIFFTLASICCAAAKTGNSFIALRFAQGLGGAGGIVLARAMACDLFRGPELTNFMSLLMAVNGIAPITGPLLGGWLASLSGWPLIFYFLTGFGVLLIVLSAAGLPETLPETMRREGGLRASWKAMGELLRQKPFMCYVGVQGFTMGGFFGYVAASPFVLQGMYGISPQGYSVIFGCNALSVMFVALATARLSRRFGEARLLQLGNTLRCAACLGVLAVTVIAPASPLPLLVGLFFMIALQGMTLPTSFTLGISAQNVGAGTASGILGVAVFIFGACTSPLVGLAGGDTAVPLGLVSACTGLAAAVLGQVGNRAMQRRALREKQA; encoded by the coding sequence ATGCGCATTACGGAAAATGATTATATTGTGGGTGCCGGCGCAAAGCTGCCACGCCGCCGCAGGCTGTTTCTGGCGCTTTTGCTGGGCATGATGGCCGCCTTTGGCCCGCTGTGTACCGATACCTATCTGCCAAGTCTGCCCGCGCTGGCGGCAGACCTTAACATTTCCACGGCAACAACCCAGTTGACCATCACGGCCTGTCTGCTGGGCATGGCCCTCGGGCAATTGTTTGTGGGACCCATTTCAGATTCCACAGGGCGGCGCAAGCCGTTGTTCGTGGCATTGATCTTCTTTACGCTGGCTTCCATATGCTGCGCAGCGGCAAAAACGGGCAACAGCTTTATTGCCCTGCGTTTTGCGCAGGGACTTGGCGGGGCAGGGGGCATTGTGCTGGCCCGCGCCATGGCCTGCGATCTGTTCCGCGGGCCGGAGCTGACCAACTTCATGAGCCTGCTCATGGCGGTCAACGGCATTGCCCCCATTACCGGGCCGCTTCTGGGTGGGTGGCTGGCATCCCTGAGCGGTTGGCCCCTGATTTTTTATTTTCTGACGGGCTTTGGGGTACTGCTGATCGTGCTGAGCGCCGCAGGCCTGCCCGAAACCCTGCCGGAAACCATGCGCCGCGAGGGCGGCTTGCGCGCCTCATGGAAGGCCATGGGCGAGCTTTTGCGGCAAAAGCCCTTCATGTGTTATGTGGGCGTGCAGGGTTTCACCATGGGCGGATTTTTCGGTTACGTGGCGGCTTCGCCTTTTGTGTTGCAGGGCATGTACGGCATCTCGCCGCAGGGCTATAGCGTCATTTTTGGCTGCAACGCCTTGAGCGTCATGTTTGTTGCCCTTGCCACGGCCCGGCTGTCGCGCCGCTTTGGCGAAGCACGTTTGCTGCAACTCGGCAACACGTTGCGCTGCGCGGCCTGCCTTGGCGTGCTGGCCGTGACGGTGATAGCGCCAGCCTCGCCCTTGCCGCTGCTCGTGGGACTGTTTTTCATGATCGCCCTTCAGGGCATGACGCTTCCCACCAGCTTTACCCTTGGCATCAGCGCGCAAAATGTGGGCGCGGGAACGGCCTCGGGCATTCTGGGCGTGGCGGTCTTTATTTTTGGCGCGTGCACCTCGCCCCTTGTGGGGCTGGCCGGGGGCGATACCGCCGTGCCGCTGGGGCTGGTGAGCGCCTGCACTGGGCTTGCCGCCGCAGTACTCGGGCAAGTGGGCAACCGCGCAATGCAAAGGCGCGCATTGCGGGAAAAGCAGGCCTGA